TAAGGTACTGGCTCCTTATGTAGTGGAGTGGAGTACAATTGGTCGGTGTTCTCTGCATCTGTGATATTAAAACTGTTCTCAATCATATCATGTAGGTATAGCACATTCCTCTTGCTGTATGTAACAGGCATCACTAGTGAAGTTGGTTTAGTCTATCTGGCTCTTCCTTACATGAAGGTAAGAAATCCAATGTCATGTTGTACACATGATTCACTCTTACGAATTCAATCCCAAACCGATCTTGGGCATGCTGCGTCGAAGTATACGTCGTTCCATTAGGAAGTTTGTCGTCATTTCAAATTGCAGTGAATGATCGTAATGAGTTGCTTTCAGGAATCTGGGAAGTATTCTTTTAGAATGCCAAACAAATGGAACTTTTCTTTCGATTACCTCTATGGAGCGATGCTTATTCTTGCAATCTACGTGCCAGGTTCGAGTGGTTCAAGTTCTTGctgcttttcttttgcttATGTTTTTGTATTTGCTCCTTTTGGTAATACAGAAACTGTGTCCTGCAGGAAGTCCACACATGTACCGCTACATGCTTGTTCAGAGGTCAAAAGCTCtctcaaaatccaaaaaagagtAGGAAAAAATGAAGTTAATGTTATTCTCGGGTTCAGTTTGTCTTAATTCAGTGTACTTTCCGCATATTTAtccttaattttcatttttgatccttaatttttatttttgattgGCTTAGTCTTGTTAAGGACATTTTGTTTCCTCCCTTAATACATTTGTCTACCGAAACTCTTAATCAACTCTTAATCTAACTCCAATTAAGCTAATatgattgatttaattataatatttagattaGTTAGATAATTGTTGTTCTGCTTTTGTgtgattatttctttgaaTTATTGAATGCTAAATCATTTATTACTCATTTAATTGTGTTGTTCTATTTatggttttctctttcttatTGATATTCATTTATGAATGGTtttcacattttatttaatcatcttatattattttatattgacGGTTGAGagcaatttattattttattaatatattttggttGTAATGATGTGTAATGTTGGAGCTTTGAGCAATTTATGCCAGAACTGTATATATGTTTTTGAAGGGTGGAAAggcaaatcaaaatataaggTTCTAACCCAatataataagatttttattttattgtccaTTAAAAGtatgtaattttatttcataatcaaACTTGTAGTCCcctaatttgttttaaaaatatatcttttttaaataaaaaaaaaagttgcaaTACTATGATCTTTAATAAACATTTCtaaagtaaaaatttataaatgagtAACTAAAATGTTTGTCTAGATTTCACTACACTTGGTCTTCTTTTAAAGCTACTCCGGCCCAAGCGCCCAAACTTTTAAAGGTACTCCGGCCCAAGCCTGTTTTTTTAGCCCAAGAAAACCGGCGCTTCAACACTCATCATTTTTCTGCCTTAGGGCTTCAAAActatcatcttctttcttctcgcCTCTTTTCTGCGTTTGCTCTCTCCGACCATTTgtaacttctctttctctatttataGGGCTTCAAAACTCACCATCTTCCTTCTCCATTATCTTCCCCTCTTCTCTGCGTTTGCTCTCCGTCAATTTCGTAAGTCtcttactctatttttttttctttatttttatttttatcatgtTTGCTGTGCCAGTTGGATGGAGTTGGATCATCTCTTGCCCTCTCCTGTTTCtgctaatttttgtaattgttgTGTTATTTTATCTCAGGCCATTTCtggtaatttttgttattgcTGTATTTTTCTCTTGGATGTGTGATGATTCTCCCccgtatatatatttttaacccTATAAACTTAATCACTTTATGTCCAATCTCTATATCTGTTGTTGTTACTCATGGGTTTTGgatccattcaaattttattaacaaactaaattaaaaaaattgatttggatATATTAGATAAAGGTAC
This genomic window from Cucurbita pepo subsp. pepo cultivar mu-cu-16 chromosome LG01, ASM280686v2, whole genome shotgun sequence contains:
- the LOC111807044 gene encoding very-long-chain (3R)-3-hydroxyacyl-CoA dehydratase PASTICCINO 2A, translating into MKEAFGFAPSLLLWLRYSTFLLLYVTGITSEVGLVYLALPYMKESGKYSFRMPNKWNFSFDYLYGAMLILAIYVPGSPHMYRYMLVQRSKALSKSKKE